The Thermoanaerobacter uzonensis DSM 18761 DNA window TGCATTTTCATTTGTAGTTTATTATAATAAATTTGTGATGAATACCATAAGGCGATGGAGCTCGCCATAAATGCGGAAACGCTAATGGCTCCTATTAGGAGGATAGAAAGCCTAATAGGGGTTTTTTATTGCCTAAAAATGTAAACAGAAAGGGGATTTTCATGGAGTACATCTATATAGGTATCGGAGGATTTTTTGGAGCAGCACTAAGATATTTAATAACAATTTACTTTACCAAAATGTATCACACTATATTTCCCTTTGAAACTTTTATGATAAATATTTTAGGTTCGTTTTTGTTAAGTTTTATTGCTAATTTTACTATGGATGAGTACGAGGTAAATACTAATTTGAGGTTAGCGATAACAACAGGATTTATTGGGGCTTTTACGACATTTTCTACTTTTAGTATGGAAATAATAAATTTACTAAAAGCAGGTAAAGATTATATTGCTCTAAGTTATATAATTTTATCAATATTTGGTGGCCTTATGATGTCTTATTTAGGGTTTGAATTTGCTGACAAAACTTTTAGCTTACTAAAGGAGCAGGAAAGAGAATGATAATAAGTATACTGTATGTAGGAATTGGAGGAATTTTTGGAGCAATATTGAGATATGAAATATCGAGGCATATAAAGGAAAACAGAGAGATAATTATTCCAATCGAAACTTTCATTATAAATGTATTAGGTGCGTTTTTATTAAACTTTTTATCAAGTCCTAAAATAAATGTAGATTTAAGCTGTGATGTTAAACTTTTTTTGACAACGGGATTTCTAGGTGCTTTTACGACATACTCAACTTTTTCCCATGAGACAGTAGACTTAATCAAGAATAAAAAATATTTTCATGCATTTATATATATGTCCTTAACAATTATATTTGGACTAATAGGAGGAGCATTGGGATATTATCTCGGAAATTATATGGGAAAATTGATTTAATTGGTGTATAATATATATCAGTAGAAAATAAATATCAATTAGGAGGAATAAAATGTGAATTTGAATTATAATAATTTACTGTCTGCTTTATCTTTGGCCCTTGACGTTCAAGAGTATAAAAATATGGGACATGCAAGAAGGGTGGCTTATATTTCTTTAAGGATTTCTGAGATGTTAAATTTAAACGAAGAAGAATCAAAAAAAATATACTATTCTGCTTTTTTACATGATATAGGGAAAGGGGATATATACGAAGACTTTGACACAGATGAATGGTGGAAACACAGTGAAAGAGGAA harbors:
- the crcB gene encoding fluoride efflux transporter CrcB yields the protein MEYIYIGIGGFFGAALRYLITIYFTKMYHTIFPFETFMINILGSFLLSFIANFTMDEYEVNTNLRLAITTGFIGAFTTFSTFSMEIINLLKAGKDYIALSYIILSIFGGLMMSYLGFEFADKTFSLLKEQERE
- the crcB gene encoding fluoride efflux transporter CrcB, translated to MISILYVGIGGIFGAILRYEISRHIKENREIIIPIETFIINVLGAFLLNFLSSPKINVDLSCDVKLFLTTGFLGAFTTYSTFSHETVDLIKNKKYFHAFIYMSLTIIFGLIGGALGYYLGNYMGKLI